Below is a window of Virgibacillus sp. NKC19-3 DNA.
GAGTATTCGTCGGATTGAACAAACACTAAAGCAATTTAATAAGATAGGTTACACAGAAGACGGCATCAATCGGTTGGCATATACGGAAAATGAACGCAAAGCAAAAGAAATTTTTAAAGAAATATGCGAAGGTGAGAATTTAAGTGTGCGAATGGATTATGCAGGTAATATGATTGCACGTAGAGAAGGAATAGATCCAACATTACCCCCTGTTTCGACTGGTTCACATCTTGATACGGTTATTAATGGAGGTGAGTACGACGGGACTGTTGGCGTTGTTACTGCAATTGAATTAATTCGTCGTCTAAACGAACAACAGATACAAACCAAGCATCCGGTTGAGATCATTTGTTTTACTGCTGAGGAGTCATCAAGGTTTGGGGTGTCCACAATTGGAAGTAAATGCATGGCTGGAAAGTTAGAACAGCATAATGTCCAAAACGTAAAAGATAAATGTGATATAAGTTTAAAAGATGCCTTTTCACAGGTAGGACTAAATTTAAGTCAAGCTGGAGACGCATGTAGAGAAAACGAAACGATCAAAGCATTTTTTGAAGTTCATATTGAGCAGGGGCCTGTATTAGAGAGGGAGCAATTGGATATTGGGGTTGCAACGGGAATTGCAGCACCAACTCGCTTAAAAGTAACGGTGCAAGGTAAAGCATCACATTCCGGCACAACACCGATGAATTTACGAAAGGATGCATTTTTAGGTGCTTCCGAAATCGGTTTAGCCGTCGAACAAGCGGCAATGATCGAGGCGCAGAAAGGGACGGTTGCAACTGTAGGAGATTGTACTGTTGCTCCCGGTGTCATGAATGTTGTTCCGGAACAAGCGGAGATGAAAATTGATATTCGCAGCATTAACATGGCTTCAAAACAAACGGTGATGAAACATATAAAGGACACGATTAAGTATGTAGAAAGTAAAAGAGAACTATTGGTACATTCCGAATTACTTACGAATGATAAGCCTATATTATTAGAACAGGAAGTTACTTCCTCCATTTCGCAAACATGTGAACAATTAGGTGTTTCATATAGGAAAATGCCGAGTGGGGCGGGACATGATGCGATGCATATGGCAAAACTTTGTCCAACGGGATTGATTTTTATTCCTTGCAGGGATGGTTTAAGCCATCACAAAGATGAATTTGCCTCATTTGAAGCCATTGGAATCGGTTGTGACGTGTTGGAAAAGGAAGTATTAAAATGGGCCGTACCAAAGAAGGCTGAGGCAATTTCAAAATAGTGGGGGTATATCATGAAAGATTATCATTTGACAGTATTGTCCAACCGCCAAGTAAGTGACCGTTATTGGCATATGATAGTAGATTCGTCTGTTGTGGAAGAACGCATTGAACCAGGTCAATTCTTTAATATCAAACCTACGAATCACGAGACCTATTATCCTTTATTAAGAAGACCATTCAGTATTTACTTGATCAATGAGGATACACTCGAGTTTCTTTATAAGGTTGACGGTCCGGGAACGAGGCAACTAGCCAGGTATAAACCAGGTGAAAAAATCAACTTGCTTGGCCCCGCAGGAGTTCCTTTCACCATGTCAAAAGACTGTAATAAGGTATTGCTCTTAGCAAGGGGTGTCGGCATTGCTACTCTTGCTGCACTTGCTCAAAAAGCCGCTCGAATGAACATTGAAATATATGCCATTTTAAGCGCCCGAAAGCAGGATGATCTATTAGCCACGAAGACAATGGAAAAATATTGTACAAACGTTTACTGTGTGACAGAAGAAGATGGAACAAGTGATGTGGAACATGTACGTGAAATGATTCGTGATTTAATGGAGACATATCCTATTCATGCGGCGTACACATGTGGATCAAGAAGGCTATCGATGCTACTGCAGAAAATGTCAAAAGGAAATGGAATCACTGGTCAGGTTGCTTTAGAGGAATACATGGCGTGTGGAATGGGAGTTTGTTACTCGTGTGTATGTGACGTAAAAAGGCATGGTGTAACACAAACCGTTAAATCTTGTGAAGACGGACCGGTTTTCCCGCTTGAAGAGGTGGTGTTTGAATAATGAAAAAGGGATTGAAGATGGCCGTAGATATTGGTGGAATGACAATAGCAAATCCTGTTATGCCTGCTTCAGGAGCTTTCGGAGAGGGGATGGATAAGCTTATTGATTTTAATCTCCTTGGTGCACTGGTACCGAAAAGTATTACAAAATATCCCCAAAGAGGTAACAGAAATCCACGGGCGTGTGAAACCCAGGGCGGGATGATTAACTCAATAGGTATTCAAAGTAAAGGAATTGATCATTATTTACAAGAAACCATTCCTTATTACGAGCAGTACTGTGCACCACTTATATCCAGTATTTCTGCCGAATCCATTGATGAATTTGTCGAGATGTCCAATATCATTGCATCGGTCCCAAGCGTGGTTGCCTTGGAATTAAATATATCGTGTCCGAATTTAAAAAATAATGGTCAGGCGTTTGGAATGAGTGACGCTATCACCTATCAATTGGTTGATAGAGTACGAGAGACTACAGATAAACCAATTCTTGTTAAACTAACGCCAAATGTTACGGATATTCAATCAATTGCTTTAGCTGCGGAAAGGGCTGGAGCCGATTCGTTGGTCGTGGCCAATACCCCTTTAGCCATGGCGATTGATATTCATTCCCGACGACCTAAAATCGGCAACGTTATGGGTGGATTATCAGGTCCAGCCATTAAACCCATCATTGTTAGACAAATATATCAGGTCCATGAAGTATCGCGGCTCCCCATTATTGGCTGCGGTGGAGTCATGACAGCTAATGATGCAATTGAAATGATGCTGGCTGGTGCTTCAGCAGTGCAAGTAGGAACGGCAAACTTTGTATCCCCAACAGCTATGATTGATATCATACAGGGCATTCAAACCTATATGGAAGAACACCAATTGTATCATATTGATAAATTAATCGGCGGAGTTATGGTCCGTAATCAATGGGAAAAGGATTATATCTAAGTAAAAGAAAGAGGGATTACGGATGGTAGAATGGGATCATATCATTAAAAATGGAAAAATTACAACGGCAGATGATTGTTATGACGGAAATATTTATATAAAGGATGGAAAAGTTGCAGCCGTTACGTCCGAGGAATTACCAGGGGAAGCAGACGAAACGACAGATGCCAATGGCTGTTACGTATTGCCTGGATTAATGGACACGCACGTTCATTCGAGAGATCCAGGATCCACGCATAAGGAGGACTTTTACCACTCTACCTTAGCAGCAGCTGCTGGTGGAATCACACTTGTATTTGAGATGCCGAATACAAATCCACCTATCAATAACGTGGAAAATTTTGAGAATCAAGTTGATAATCTATCAAAAAAAGCGAACGTTGATTTTGGTGTTTGGGGAATTTGTTTAGGGAACTTAAATTTAGATAGTATTCAGTCACTTGACGAATCGGGGGTGATAGGTTTTAAATTTTTCTGGGGATATGCTATAAAACGAGATACGTATGAATTGGTTTATAATTATAGTTCGGAAATGAAAGATATTATTCCTCCTCTTGATGATGGTGAGGTCTATAAAATATTCAGAGAGGTTTCCAAGACGGGCAAAGTTTTAGCAATTCATGCAGAAAATAATGAATTAATCCACCAGTTGACAAATGAAGTACAAAATGAGGGGGGTAAAGATTATGAGGCTCTTGTTGAAGGAAGACCGGGTCTTGCTGAACTGACAACGATTCAAACTGGAATTGCTTTTTCCAAACATACAGGAGCACGACTACATGTACTTCATATTACTTCTGCAGCGGGAGTAGATGCAGTTAGAAGCGCGCAAGAAAAGGGAGATAATATAACTGCAGAGACTTGTCCTCACTTTCTCTTTTTGAATACGGATGACTACAAAGCTATTGGTCCGATGATGAAGGTTTATCCGCCGGTGAAATACAAAAAGGATCAGGATAAACTTTGGGAGAGTATTGAAGATGGTACCATTTCGATTGTTTGCTCTGATCATGCGCCACATACGGAAGAAGAAAAAGATGGTGATTTATGGTCAATCCCAGCCGGCATGTGCGGTGTGGAAACGACCGTACCATTAATGCTGAACGCGGTAAATGAAGGGAAAATCACAATCCAGCAATTGGTTGCATTGCTATCTACGAACCCGGCTAAACAATTTGACCTTTATCCAAGAAAAGGTTCTTTGGAGATTGGTTCAGATGCAGATATCACGATTGTCGATCTAAAGCAGCCGTTTGAAATAAAAAGAGAGCAATTGCATAGTAAAAGTAAAGTTACCGCTTTTGATGGCTTTCAGGGAAAGGGGAAACCGCTCGCAACCATTGTTCGTGGCAAAACCATTATGAAAGAGGGCCAAATCGTTAACGATCATCAGGGTCAATGGACGAAACCGGTTAGTAAAAGTACAACGTCGGTGGAACCTGGGCTATGTCATCCCCCGATGTATTACATGACCTAAAAGCATATAGATTTAATTTGTACGCATGGGTAAACAACCATACATTGGGTTAGTTCAGTCTGTGCGCTTGAAAATTTTCCTATCACCGAAATCCCTGTTCATAAAGAGTTGATTTTCGCGCTTGCAGAGGTAAAAAAGCAGCAACACTCGCCAATATACATACAGAGATGTTGTAAGAAACGAGTGGAAGAGCTATTGTCAGTTCGATTACTGGTCTTCGGGAAATTAATCTCCCAGTGAAGCAGCCTGGATCGTCCATTATGCTTATGTGGAGAAAAGCTGTAGCATAATCCCTGCATTGAATTTCCATTTGGGGTACGAAACGGCTGTAAAAGTAGTCAAGCAGGTAACTGAAACAGGGCTAACTATCAAAGAAGTTTGTAAGAAGAATTGGATATCATTTTGGCCCCGCGTGAGATAACCACGCTGAGTATTGCTGGGAATGAGCTTTTAACACATCAGTAGTGGGTTGCCCGTCACCTTCACTATATTTAGTGTTAAAATACTTAGTTGTTTCCCTTATTTTTGTTATCATCATTTTCGTAAATAAAATGGTTTACTTTGATAAAGTATTGATGTGAAGGAGTTTATAGTTATGGAAAATATACATTTGAAGTCAATCAGTCCAGCCGATTTAGGCGAGGTAACTTTATTAGTAGGTGATCCGGGCCGCGTGGAACTTATTTCAAATAGCTGGGAAAATACAAGACTTCTTTTAAAAAATCGCGAATTTATTTTGGTCGCAGGTACATGGAAAGGTAAAAATGTTTCGATCTGTTCTACCGGAATAGGATTGGGGTCTACAGAGATCGCTGTTATTGAGCTGATTCAAAGTGGTGCAAAGAAACTGGTGCGCTTAGGGGGGTGTGGTACTTGGAGAAAGGATTTAGCTCCGGGGGATATTATGCTGAATCACGCGATGGCACGTAATCATGGCGTATTATCTGAATATGTCAGTGATGTATATCCTGCGGTTGCAGATTTTGATCTCTTACAAAAGATTAAATCTAATGTCACAAGTGTTGGTTTTCATGTTCATACGGGCATTGGGATGACAACACAAAGTTACTATCTTGGTCAAGGACGTGATCATGCTATTACGAATGGGCCGAAACCTGACTCATCCTTTATGAATTATTGGCAGGACAGACATATTACCAACTTTGAGATGGAAACTGCTGTTTTATACCTTTTGGCAGCTTTATACCAAATTCCTGCTGCAAACTGTCTAGTTATTCATGTCAATCGATTCAATGATCAATGGGTATCAGATGACAATTATAAAGTTCTTCATGCAAAAGCAGCTAAAGCTATTCTCAATGCTTGTATACATTAAGTCGTACCAAAACTATCTAAATTTTACTTGAGAAGAGGGAAGAATGTGAATAATATGCATAAAGTCAATCAGCAAGAAGACGGGTATAAAAAGAAAGTACTTGGCTCATCTATGCTTGGATTAGGATTAGAAGGCATGGATATAATGTTTCTTTCGTTTGTGTTAACCAGTATAATCGCAGAATTTAACATTTCATCTGCCGCAGGCGGGGCTATCTCTTCCGTTACTAATATTGGAATGCTCCTTGGAGGAATTGGTTTTGGAATTCTTGCGGATAAATTTGGCCGGATTCGTGTGTTCACTTACACTATTTTTTTATTTGCCATTGCTACGGCATTAATGGCGTTTTCAACGAACATATATATGATTTATATTTTTCGTTTTCTCGCTGGTGTCGGTGGAGGTGGAGAATTTGGAATAGGAATGGCTTTAGTAGCGGAGGCTTTTCCAAAAGAAAAACGGGGGAGAATGACCTCCTGGGTAACCGTTGGCGGTCAGGTCGGGTCGATTCTAGCCGCTGTAGCAGCAGCAATCATTATTCCTTTAGGAGGGTGGAGAGCCTTATTCATTATTGGTATTTTACCGGTATTTCTAGCTTATTATGTCAGAAGAAATTTAGATGAAACGGAGGACTGGAAGAAAGCAAATCGACAAACAAAAGAAAAGAAAGAAAAAGCTACTTTATCTTTGCTGTTTAATTCACCCAAAACAACGTATGTTACCATTGCATTAACAATTATGTCTAGTGTGCAAGTTGCGGGATATTTTGGTTTAATGAACTGGCTACCATCTATTTTGCAAGAGCAAATAGGACTTAGCGTATCTAATTCTTCTTTGTGGATGATTAGTACCATTATAGGCATGTGCTTGGGTATGTTACTATTTGGTCAAATATTAGATCGGTTTGGGGCAAAATGGTCTTATAGTATCTTTCTAATTGCATCAGCTGTTTCCGTGTTTATTTATGTGTATGCGGATAGTGCTGTAACAATATTAATTGGTGGGGTGGTTGTAGGATTTTTCGCTAATGGTATGAACGCGGGATATGGTGCATTAATTAGTAGCTTTTATCCAACTAATGTTAGAAGTACTGCCAATAATGTTATTTTTAATACTGGAAGAGCAGTTGGCGGATTGTCTCCAATAGCTATTGGTTTCTTCTTAGACAAGTTTAGTATCACTGCAGCAATGTCATTTTTATCGATTATATATATTATTTCATTGATCGTTATTTTGACACTACGCGATGTCCCATTAAAAGGAAAAAGGAAGGCTGTAAAAGTAGAGTAGGATAAACAAAATTGCTCAGGTACATTTACTATTATGATTTGTATATAATTCCAGATTAAGCCCCACGTATAACATAGGGACATGGGAGAAGCTGTTGCACAATTCGATAATCGATTGTGCAACAGTTTTTGTGTACAAAAACAGATCACAAAGGGTATGTTCTCGTGTATTATAAACCATTAATATAAACTTAATACGCTAACTGCTGCAATTATCTATTATATGTACCAATCTATTTGTGGGAATCTGATTTAGTCTCTTATTCTGTATTTGCGTATTGGGAAACAGCTCAAGAAAATATCCAACCAAAACGGGCATGGGTTTATTATAAAAAATTTAAAAAGAGAAGGCTTATTTAAGTGCGTTAAAAAACGATCTATTTTCCTTATTCTCTTTTTTCTATGCTTTGTTTCTTACCTTATTCAATATATCATATGTACTATTTTAAATCGTAAACGATTTTGACATAGCAATAAATTCACGTACAGCGAACGGTAAGTACGTGTTCTTTCTCCAGACCATGCCTAACTCCAAATTAACGATAGGTCTGTTAAAAGGAATGGCGATAATTTTTTCATTGTTAATCTGGTTACAAATTTTACTTGGTAATAAAGCAACACCTAACTTTGCTTCAACCATTTCAATCATGAAATCTTTTTGTGAGCTTTCACAGACGATATTTGGATAAAAACCTTGTTTTTCGCAAGCTTCAATAATACTATCATGCAGGGAAAAATCATTCCGATATAAAATAAATGCTTCTTTTCTGATATGAGAAAAGTCAATGGATCTTTTCTTCGCTAAAGGATTGTCTTTCTGTACAATAAGCATTAGGGGGTCCTTTAATAGTTTAACGGTTTCAAAGTTTCCTTTTTGAATGGGGATATTACATACTAATCCAATGTCAAGCGTTCCTTCGTCAACACCATGTTTGATTTTGTTACTACCAACTTCCGTTAAGAGCAATTCAATGGAAGGATGGGCTTCTTTGTATTGACTGATTAATTTGGAAAAAAATGCAGCACCGATAATCGGGGGAATTCCAATTTTAATTTCCCCTTTTTTCAAATCAATGACATCATTGATTTCAGATGTTAAGTTCTCAAACGCGTGCAGAACCTGTTTGGCATTAACGAGAAGGGCTTGACCAGCATCAGTTAGCTCTAATTGATTAGCCCCTCTATAAAAAAGCGGAGCACTGAGTTCGGACTCCAGGTTTTTAATTGTCTTGCTTAATGATGGCTGGGAAATATGAAGGATGGATGCTGCTCTTGTAAAGTTCAACTGTTTCGCAACTTCTGCAAAATATTCTATCTGTCTTATGTCCATGATAGGCATCCTCTCCAGACAATAACGTGTAATTATGCTTCATTATACTACAAGGTATAGCTAAAAGGAATAACGATCATGCAAAAAATGTATTTTTGTTTCTACGCTACGTTGTAATAAAATGAAGAGTAGAAAAACGGAAGTGGAGGTATGATGAATGGTGGATTACGTAAAAGTGGGCAATCTTCAGGTGGCAAAGGAACTTTATGATTTCGTGAATATGGAAGCGTTGCCAGATACAGGTCTTGACAGCGAGAAATTTTGGACGGACTTAGGGAAGCTTGTTGCTGATTTAACACCAAAAAATAAAGCATTATTAGTAGAACGTGAGGAAATCCAAAACCAAATTGATGCTTGGCATAAAGAAAATAAGGTATTTGACTTTGATTCATACAAAGTATTCTTGGAGCGTATAGGCTATTTGGAGCCGCGTGTTGACGATTTTAACATAACGACAGAGGATGTTGATGATGTCATTACACGTCAAGCTGGACCACAGCTTGTTGTACCGGTTGACAATTCGCGCTATGCAATCAATGCTGCTAATGCACGCTGGGGTTCGCTTTATGATGCATTGTATGGAACGGATGCAGTAAGTGAAGAAGGAGGAGCCGAGAAAAAAGATTCCTATAACCCTGTGCGTGGTGAAAAAGTCATTGCTTTTGCTAAACATTTCCTTGATGAACATGCACCGCTTAACTTTTCATCCCATACAGAAGCAACAAAATATACAATCGTTAAGGGTAAATTAGAAGTCACACTAAAAAATGGTGAAACAACGGGACTTAAAGATGATTCTAAATTTGTCGGTTACCAAGGGCAACCACAAGAGCCCGGTGCTGTCTTGCTGAAAAATAATGGATTACATTTTGAAATTCAAATCGATCCAAATCACTCGATTGGAAAAACGGATGAGGCGGGTGTGAAGGATATTTACTTAGAGTCTGCAACTTCTTCTATTATGGATTGTGAAGATTCTGTTGCCGCTGTAGATGCTGAGGATAAAA
It encodes the following:
- a CDS encoding MFS transporter, coding for MHKVNQQEDGYKKKVLGSSMLGLGLEGMDIMFLSFVLTSIIAEFNISSAAGGAISSVTNIGMLLGGIGFGILADKFGRIRVFTYTIFLFAIATALMAFSTNIYMIYIFRFLAGVGGGGEFGIGMALVAEAFPKEKRGRMTSWVTVGGQVGSILAAVAAAIIIPLGGWRALFIIGILPVFLAYYVRRNLDETEDWKKANRQTKEKKEKATLSLLFNSPKTTYVTIALTIMSSVQVAGYFGLMNWLPSILQEQIGLSVSNSSLWMISTIIGMCLGMLLFGQILDRFGAKWSYSIFLIASAVSVFIYVYADSAVTILIGGVVVGFFANGMNAGYGALISSFYPTNVRSTANNVIFNTGRAVGGLSPIAIGFFLDKFSITAAMSFLSIIYIISLIVILTLRDVPLKGKRKAVKVE
- a CDS encoding LysR substrate-binding domain-containing protein, whose product is MDIRQIEYFAEVAKQLNFTRAASILHISQPSLSKTIKNLESELSAPLFYRGANQLELTDAGQALLVNAKQVLHAFENLTSEINDVIDLKKGEIKIGIPPIIGAAFFSKLISQYKEAHPSIELLLTEVGSNKIKHGVDEGTLDIGLVCNIPIQKGNFETVKLLKDPLMLIVQKDNPLAKKRSIDFSHIRKEAFILYRNDFSLHDSIIEACEKQGFYPNIVCESSQKDFMIEMVEAKLGVALLPSKICNQINNEKIIAIPFNRPIVNLELGMVWRKNTYLPFAVREFIAMSKSFTI
- a CDS encoding dihydroorotate dehydrogenase electron transfer subunit, which produces MKDYHLTVLSNRQVSDRYWHMIVDSSVVEERIEPGQFFNIKPTNHETYYPLLRRPFSIYLINEDTLEFLYKVDGPGTRQLARYKPGEKINLLGPAGVPFTMSKDCNKVLLLARGVGIATLAALAQKAARMNIEIYAILSARKQDDLLATKTMEKYCTNVYCVTEEDGTSDVEHVREMIRDLMETYPIHAAYTCGSRRLSMLLQKMSKGNGITGQVALEEYMACGMGVCYSCVCDVKRHGVTQTVKSCEDGPVFPLEEVVFE
- a CDS encoding M20 family metallo-hydrolase, with the translated sequence MSIRRIEQTLKQFNKIGYTEDGINRLAYTENERKAKEIFKEICEGENLSVRMDYAGNMIARREGIDPTLPPVSTGSHLDTVINGGEYDGTVGVVTAIELIRRLNEQQIQTKHPVEIICFTAEESSRFGVSTIGSKCMAGKLEQHNVQNVKDKCDISLKDAFSQVGLNLSQAGDACRENETIKAFFEVHIEQGPVLEREQLDIGVATGIAAPTRLKVTVQGKASHSGTTPMNLRKDAFLGASEIGLAVEQAAMIEAQKGTVATVGDCTVAPGVMNVVPEQAEMKIDIRSINMASKQTVMKHIKDTIKYVESKRELLVHSELLTNDKPILLEQEVTSSISQTCEQLGVSYRKMPSGAGHDAMHMAKLCPTGLIFIPCRDGLSHHKDEFASFEAIGIGCDVLEKEVLKWAVPKKAEAISK
- a CDS encoding nucleoside phosphorylase, which produces MENIHLKSISPADLGEVTLLVGDPGRVELISNSWENTRLLLKNREFILVAGTWKGKNVSICSTGIGLGSTEIAVIELIQSGAKKLVRLGGCGTWRKDLAPGDIMLNHAMARNHGVLSEYVSDVYPAVADFDLLQKIKSNVTSVGFHVHTGIGMTTQSYYLGQGRDHAITNGPKPDSSFMNYWQDRHITNFEMETAVLYLLAALYQIPAANCLVIHVNRFNDQWVSDDNYKVLHAKAAKAILNACIH
- the allB gene encoding allantoinase AllB, giving the protein MVEWDHIIKNGKITTADDCYDGNIYIKDGKVAAVTSEELPGEADETTDANGCYVLPGLMDTHVHSRDPGSTHKEDFYHSTLAAAAGGITLVFEMPNTNPPINNVENFENQVDNLSKKANVDFGVWGICLGNLNLDSIQSLDESGVIGFKFFWGYAIKRDTYELVYNYSSEMKDIIPPLDDGEVYKIFREVSKTGKVLAIHAENNELIHQLTNEVQNEGGKDYEALVEGRPGLAELTTIQTGIAFSKHTGARLHVLHITSAAGVDAVRSAQEKGDNITAETCPHFLFLNTDDYKAIGPMMKVYPPVKYKKDQDKLWESIEDGTISIVCSDHAPHTEEEKDGDLWSIPAGMCGVETTVPLMLNAVNEGKITIQQLVALLSTNPAKQFDLYPRKGSLEIGSDADITIVDLKQPFEIKREQLHSKSKVTAFDGFQGKGKPLATIVRGKTIMKEGQIVNDHQGQWTKPVSKSTTSVEPGLCHPPMYYMT
- a CDS encoding dihydroorotate dehydrogenase; amino-acid sequence: MKKGLKMAVDIGGMTIANPVMPASGAFGEGMDKLIDFNLLGALVPKSITKYPQRGNRNPRACETQGGMINSIGIQSKGIDHYLQETIPYYEQYCAPLISSISAESIDEFVEMSNIIASVPSVVALELNISCPNLKNNGQAFGMSDAITYQLVDRVRETTDKPILVKLTPNVTDIQSIALAAERAGADSLVVANTPLAMAIDIHSRRPKIGNVMGGLSGPAIKPIIVRQIYQVHEVSRLPIIGCGGVMTANDAIEMMLAGASAVQVGTANFVSPTAMIDIIQGIQTYMEEHQLYHIDKLIGGVMVRNQWEKDYI